In a single window of the Drosophila albomicans strain 15112-1751.03 chromosome 3, ASM965048v2, whole genome shotgun sequence genome:
- the LOC117572640 gene encoding receptor expression-enhancing protein 4 isoform X4, translating into MSRPSYLQEQLLYQQHHPAANIKRLRQQALPIYGRSYSLEEQTDGHFVPVYSKFIYPQQQQLHPQQLLHRPLGLGLQDSLNSLNSDFTDYDYGGGAYILEEQPPPAAASTEHVVRNLNALGRLLELLQRWPLPRLSFNTACICSLIIIFIAPRSCAQSLLFPAFRLFFGTLYPAYASYKAVRTKNVKEYVKWMMYWIVFAFFTCIETFTDIFLSWFPFYYEVKVVIVLWLLSPATKGSSTLYRKFVHPMLTRREQEIDEYLNQARERGYSAVLQLGSKGVNYATNVIMQTAIKGGGNLVQTIKRSYSLSDLSEPDMHRTQDELDEVMMSTSVMMRPQPARLMRQRHQTPVGRSASGTRHSTGMYFTEVDVSSPSPSGSAKHAGDFNYNIRSTDDISSGYSSAEPVSVPMGSGLSRTSSMTNASKARVKSKRNEDKSMSASCTTLPRISSRKADKSQATTASGQAKTRSKSDKSDK; encoded by the exons ATGAGCCGGCCTAGCTATCTGCAGGAGCAGCTGCTCTACCAGCAGCATCACCCAGCCGCTAATATTAAACGCCTACGTCAGCAGGCATTGCCCATCTACGGACGCAGTTATTCGCTCGAGGAGCAAACCGATGGCCATTTTGTGCCCGTCTACTCCAAATTCATATatccacagcagcaacaactacatccgcagcagctgctgcatcgTCCACTGGGATTAGGACTGCAGGATTCACTCAACTCTTTGAACAGCGACTTTACGGACTATGACTATGGGGGAGGTGCCTACATTTTGGAGGAGCAGCctccaccagcagcagcatccaccGAGCATGTTGTTCGCAATCTGAATGCCTTGGGTCGCCTGCTGGAACTACTTCAGCGTTGGCCCCTGCCCCGTCTGTCCTTCAATACGGCCTGCATTTGCTCGCTcatcattatatttatagcaCCTCGCAGTTGCGCCCAGAGTTTACTGTTTCCCGCTTTCAGATTATTCTTCGGTACCCTATATCCGGCCTATGCCTCGTACAAGGCGGTGCGAACAAAGAATGTCAAGGAATAC gTGAAATGGATGATGTACTGGATCGTGTTTGCGTTCTTCACGTGCATTGAAACCTTTACGGACATCTTCCTGTCGTGGTTCCCATTCTACTATGAGGTCAAAGTGGTAATTGTCTTGTGGCTGCTATCGCCAGCCACAAAGGGCAGTTCCACTTTGTATCGCAAGTTCGTGCATCCCATGTTGACACGACGTGAACAG GAAATCGACGAGTATTTAAATCAGGCACGGGAGAGGGGATATTCGGCGGTGCTGCAACTGGGCTCCAAGGGCGTCAACTATGCCACTAATGTAATCATGCAGACGGCTATAAAG GGCGGCGGCAACTTGGTGCAGACCATCAAGCGGAGCTACAGCCTCAGCGATCTCAGCGAACCCGATATGCATCGCACCCAGGACGAACTAGACGAGGTTATGATGTCCACGTCGGTAATGATGCGACCCCAACCAGCTCGACTGATGCGCCAGCGACACCAGACTCCAGTTGGTCGTTCCGCGAGCGGCACACGACACTCAACTGGCATGTACTTCACCGAGGTGGATGTCTCTTCACCATCCCCCTCGGGATCGGCCAAGCATGCCGGCGATTTCAA CTACAATATACGCAGCACGGATGACATCAGTTCGGGTTACTCCAGCGCTGAGCCGGTTAGTGTGCCCATGGGCAGCGGCCTAAGTCGCACATCATCCATGACAAACGCATCCAAGGCGCGCGTGAAGTCCAAACGCAATGAG GACAAGTCAATGTCTGCTAGCTGCACCACATTGCCTCGCATCAGTAGCCGCAAGGCGGACAAATCTCAGGCAACGACTGCATCGGGACAGGCCAAAACACGCAGCAAGTCCGACAAGTCGGACAAGTGA
- the LOC117572640 gene encoding receptor expression-enhancing protein 2 isoform X6 — protein MISSLFSRLIILFFGTLYPAYASYKAVRTKNVKEYVKWMMYWIVFAFFTCIETFTDIFLSWFPFYYEVKVVIVLWLLSPATKGSSTLYRKFVHPMLTRREQEIDEYLNQARERGYSAVLQLGSKGVNYATNVIMQTAIKGGGNLVQTIKRSYSLSDLSEPDMHRTQDELDEVMMSTSVMMRPQPARLMRQRHQTPVGRSASGTRHSTGMYFTEVDVSSPSPSGSAKHAGDFNYNIRSTDDISSGYSSAEPVSVPMGSGLSRTSSMTNASKARVKSKRNEDKSMSASCTTLPRISSRKADKSQATTASGQAKTRSKSDKSDK, from the exons ATGATCAGCAGTCTCTTTTCGCGACTTATAAT ATTATTCTTCGGTACCCTATATCCGGCCTATGCCTCGTACAAGGCGGTGCGAACAAAGAATGTCAAGGAATAC gTGAAATGGATGATGTACTGGATCGTGTTTGCGTTCTTCACGTGCATTGAAACCTTTACGGACATCTTCCTGTCGTGGTTCCCATTCTACTATGAGGTCAAAGTGGTAATTGTCTTGTGGCTGCTATCGCCAGCCACAAAGGGCAGTTCCACTTTGTATCGCAAGTTCGTGCATCCCATGTTGACACGACGTGAACAG GAAATCGACGAGTATTTAAATCAGGCACGGGAGAGGGGATATTCGGCGGTGCTGCAACTGGGCTCCAAGGGCGTCAACTATGCCACTAATGTAATCATGCAGACGGCTATAAAG GGCGGCGGCAACTTGGTGCAGACCATCAAGCGGAGCTACAGCCTCAGCGATCTCAGCGAACCCGATATGCATCGCACCCAGGACGAACTAGACGAGGTTATGATGTCCACGTCGGTAATGATGCGACCCCAACCAGCTCGACTGATGCGCCAGCGACACCAGACTCCAGTTGGTCGTTCCGCGAGCGGCACACGACACTCAACTGGCATGTACTTCACCGAGGTGGATGTCTCTTCACCATCCCCCTCGGGATCGGCCAAGCATGCCGGCGATTTCAA CTACAATATACGCAGCACGGATGACATCAGTTCGGGTTACTCCAGCGCTGAGCCGGTTAGTGTGCCCATGGGCAGCGGCCTAAGTCGCACATCATCCATGACAAACGCATCCAAGGCGCGCGTGAAGTCCAAACGCAATGAG GACAAGTCAATGTCTGCTAGCTGCACCACATTGCCTCGCATCAGTAGCCGCAAGGCGGACAAATCTCAGGCAACGACTGCATCGGGACAGGCCAAAACACGCAGCAAGTCCGACAAGTCGGACAAGTGA
- the LOC117572640 gene encoding uncharacterized protein LOC117572640 isoform X2 yields MSRPSYLQEQLLYQQHHPAANIKRLRQQALPIYGRSYSLEEQTDGHFVPVYSKFIYPQQQQLHPQQLLHRPLGLGLQDSLNSLNSDFTDYDYGGGAYILEEQPPPAAASTEHVVRNLNALGRLLELLQRWPLPRLSFNTACICSLIIIFIAPRSCAQSLLFPAFRLFFGTLYPAYASYKAVRTKNVKEYVKWMMYWIVFAFFTCIETFTDIFLSWFPFYYEVKVVIVLWLLSPATKGSSTLYRKFVHPMLTRREQEIDEYLNQARERGYSAVLQLGSKGVNYATNVIMQTAIKGGGNLVQTIKRSYSLSDLSEPDMHRTQDELDEVMMSTSVMMRPQPARLMRQRHQTPVGRSASGTRHSTGMYFTEVDVSSPSPSGSAKHAGDFNYNIRSTDDISSGYSSAEPVSVPMGSGLSRTSSMTNASKARVKSKRNEQLLEDVRAEVYLDNERYFQEGKTHDDIRKQMHLQILESEEDNENNAGNADVSEDEDSFHEALPLEDDAESLLPSHSLDTDKEKGEVSDNEESFKEALGSNSDNLNQVNPEEVDQPAQESDQSSVDPFLLVVTESSLESELVTPPVTNDRNRPVSPRELLATLEEIKHSFRAQLETESPQISPLRPKALHAKGRAPAPPLPPRKDSRDTVSIASNTSQQSERSKSGQVNVC; encoded by the exons ATGAGCCGGCCTAGCTATCTGCAGGAGCAGCTGCTCTACCAGCAGCATCACCCAGCCGCTAATATTAAACGCCTACGTCAGCAGGCATTGCCCATCTACGGACGCAGTTATTCGCTCGAGGAGCAAACCGATGGCCATTTTGTGCCCGTCTACTCCAAATTCATATatccacagcagcaacaactacatccgcagcagctgctgcatcgTCCACTGGGATTAGGACTGCAGGATTCACTCAACTCTTTGAACAGCGACTTTACGGACTATGACTATGGGGGAGGTGCCTACATTTTGGAGGAGCAGCctccaccagcagcagcatccaccGAGCATGTTGTTCGCAATCTGAATGCCTTGGGTCGCCTGCTGGAACTACTTCAGCGTTGGCCCCTGCCCCGTCTGTCCTTCAATACGGCCTGCATTTGCTCGCTcatcattatatttatagcaCCTCGCAGTTGCGCCCAGAGTTTACTGTTTCCCGCTTTCAGATTATTCTTCGGTACCCTATATCCGGCCTATGCCTCGTACAAGGCGGTGCGAACAAAGAATGTCAAGGAATAC gTGAAATGGATGATGTACTGGATCGTGTTTGCGTTCTTCACGTGCATTGAAACCTTTACGGACATCTTCCTGTCGTGGTTCCCATTCTACTATGAGGTCAAAGTGGTAATTGTCTTGTGGCTGCTATCGCCAGCCACAAAGGGCAGTTCCACTTTGTATCGCAAGTTCGTGCATCCCATGTTGACACGACGTGAACAG GAAATCGACGAGTATTTAAATCAGGCACGGGAGAGGGGATATTCGGCGGTGCTGCAACTGGGCTCCAAGGGCGTCAACTATGCCACTAATGTAATCATGCAGACGGCTATAAAG GGCGGCGGCAACTTGGTGCAGACCATCAAGCGGAGCTACAGCCTCAGCGATCTCAGCGAACCCGATATGCATCGCACCCAGGACGAACTAGACGAGGTTATGATGTCCACGTCGGTAATGATGCGACCCCAACCAGCTCGACTGATGCGCCAGCGACACCAGACTCCAGTTGGTCGTTCCGCGAGCGGCACACGACACTCAACTGGCATGTACTTCACCGAGGTGGATGTCTCTTCACCATCCCCCTCGGGATCGGCCAAGCATGCCGGCGATTTCAA CTACAATATACGCAGCACGGATGACATCAGTTCGGGTTACTCCAGCGCTGAGCCGGTTAGTGTGCCCATGGGCAGCGGCCTAAGTCGCACATCATCCATGACAAACGCATCCAAGGCGCGCGTGAAGTCCAAACGCAATGAG CAACTGCTGGAAGATGTACGAGCTGAGGTATATCTGGATAATGAGCGATATTTTCAAGAGGGTAAAACACATGACGACATTCGGAAGCAAATGCATCTGCAGATTTTGGAAAGTGAAGAGGATAATGAGAACAATGCGGGCAATGCTGATGTATCTGAGGACGAGGATAGCTTCCATGAGGCACTGCCATTAGAAGATGATGCAGAAAGCCTATTACCAAGTCATTCGCTCGATACAGATAAAGAAAAAGGGGAAGTAAGTGACAACGAAGAATCATTTAAGGAAGCTCTTGGCAGCAATTCGGACAATTTAAACCAAGTGAATCCAGAGGAAGTTGATCAACCTGCACAAGAATCAGATCAGTCAAGTGTAGATCcgtttttgttggttgttacTGAATCAAGTTTGGAATCAGAGCTTGTGACCCCTCCAGTTACAAATGACAGAAATCGTCCAGTATCACCGCGTGAACTTCTCGCCACGCTGGAGGAAATCAAGCACAGTTTTCGAGCACAACTTGAAACGGAATCACCTCAAATATCTCCCCTGCGTCCCAAGGCGCTGCATGCCAAAGGTCGGGCACCAGCGCCTCCGCTGCCACCTCGAAAGGATTCACGTGACACTGTGAGCATCGCATCGAACACATCCCAGCAATCGGAGCGCAGCAAGTCAG GACAAGTCAATGTCTGCTAG
- the LOC117572640 gene encoding uncharacterized protein LOC117572640 isoform X1 yields the protein MSRPSYLQEQLLYQQHHPAANIKRLRQQALPIYGRSYSLEEQTDGHFVPVYSKFIYPQQQQLHPQQLLHRPLGLGLQDSLNSLNSDFTDYDYGGGAYILEEQPPPAAASTEHVVRNLNALGRLLELLQRWPLPRLSFNTACICSLIIIFIAPRSCAQSLLFPAFRLFFGTLYPAYASYKAVRTKNVKEYVKWMMYWIVFAFFTCIETFTDIFLSWFPFYYEVKVVIVLWLLSPATKGSSTLYRKFVHPMLTRREQEIDEYLNQARERGYSAVLQLGSKGVNYATNVIMQTAIKGGGNLVQTIKRSYSLSDLSEPDMHRTQDELDEVMMSTSVMMRPQPARLMRQRHQTPVGRSASGTRHSTGMYFTEVDVSSPSPSGSAKHAGDFNYNIRSTDDISSGYSSAEPVSVPMGSGLSRTSSMTNASKARVKSKRNEQLLEDVRAEVYLDNERYFQEGKTHDDIRKQMHLQILESEEDNENNAGNADVSEDEDSFHEALPLEDDAESLLPSHSLDTDKEKGEVSDNEESFKEALGSNSDNLNQVNPEEVDQPAQESDQSSVDPFLLVVTESSLESELVTPPVTNDRNRPVSPRELLATLEEIKHSFRAQLETESPQISPLRPKALHAKGRAPAPPLPPRKDSRDTVSIASNTSQQSERSKSGIGQLFKNIKDNVLRSNSNSSSKANQPHKDGDVGLSVAKETRI from the exons ATGAGCCGGCCTAGCTATCTGCAGGAGCAGCTGCTCTACCAGCAGCATCACCCAGCCGCTAATATTAAACGCCTACGTCAGCAGGCATTGCCCATCTACGGACGCAGTTATTCGCTCGAGGAGCAAACCGATGGCCATTTTGTGCCCGTCTACTCCAAATTCATATatccacagcagcaacaactacatccgcagcagctgctgcatcgTCCACTGGGATTAGGACTGCAGGATTCACTCAACTCTTTGAACAGCGACTTTACGGACTATGACTATGGGGGAGGTGCCTACATTTTGGAGGAGCAGCctccaccagcagcagcatccaccGAGCATGTTGTTCGCAATCTGAATGCCTTGGGTCGCCTGCTGGAACTACTTCAGCGTTGGCCCCTGCCCCGTCTGTCCTTCAATACGGCCTGCATTTGCTCGCTcatcattatatttatagcaCCTCGCAGTTGCGCCCAGAGTTTACTGTTTCCCGCTTTCAGATTATTCTTCGGTACCCTATATCCGGCCTATGCCTCGTACAAGGCGGTGCGAACAAAGAATGTCAAGGAATAC gTGAAATGGATGATGTACTGGATCGTGTTTGCGTTCTTCACGTGCATTGAAACCTTTACGGACATCTTCCTGTCGTGGTTCCCATTCTACTATGAGGTCAAAGTGGTAATTGTCTTGTGGCTGCTATCGCCAGCCACAAAGGGCAGTTCCACTTTGTATCGCAAGTTCGTGCATCCCATGTTGACACGACGTGAACAG GAAATCGACGAGTATTTAAATCAGGCACGGGAGAGGGGATATTCGGCGGTGCTGCAACTGGGCTCCAAGGGCGTCAACTATGCCACTAATGTAATCATGCAGACGGCTATAAAG GGCGGCGGCAACTTGGTGCAGACCATCAAGCGGAGCTACAGCCTCAGCGATCTCAGCGAACCCGATATGCATCGCACCCAGGACGAACTAGACGAGGTTATGATGTCCACGTCGGTAATGATGCGACCCCAACCAGCTCGACTGATGCGCCAGCGACACCAGACTCCAGTTGGTCGTTCCGCGAGCGGCACACGACACTCAACTGGCATGTACTTCACCGAGGTGGATGTCTCTTCACCATCCCCCTCGGGATCGGCCAAGCATGCCGGCGATTTCAA CTACAATATACGCAGCACGGATGACATCAGTTCGGGTTACTCCAGCGCTGAGCCGGTTAGTGTGCCCATGGGCAGCGGCCTAAGTCGCACATCATCCATGACAAACGCATCCAAGGCGCGCGTGAAGTCCAAACGCAATGAG CAACTGCTGGAAGATGTACGAGCTGAGGTATATCTGGATAATGAGCGATATTTTCAAGAGGGTAAAACACATGACGACATTCGGAAGCAAATGCATCTGCAGATTTTGGAAAGTGAAGAGGATAATGAGAACAATGCGGGCAATGCTGATGTATCTGAGGACGAGGATAGCTTCCATGAGGCACTGCCATTAGAAGATGATGCAGAAAGCCTATTACCAAGTCATTCGCTCGATACAGATAAAGAAAAAGGGGAAGTAAGTGACAACGAAGAATCATTTAAGGAAGCTCTTGGCAGCAATTCGGACAATTTAAACCAAGTGAATCCAGAGGAAGTTGATCAACCTGCACAAGAATCAGATCAGTCAAGTGTAGATCcgtttttgttggttgttacTGAATCAAGTTTGGAATCAGAGCTTGTGACCCCTCCAGTTACAAATGACAGAAATCGTCCAGTATCACCGCGTGAACTTCTCGCCACGCTGGAGGAAATCAAGCACAGTTTTCGAGCACAACTTGAAACGGAATCACCTCAAATATCTCCCCTGCGTCCCAAGGCGCTGCATGCCAAAGGTCGGGCACCAGCGCCTCCGCTGCCACCTCGAAAGGATTCACGTGACACTGTGAGCATCGCATCGAACACATCCCAGCAATCGGAGCGCAGCAAGTCAGGTATCGGCCAACTATTCAAGAATATCAAAGATAATGTGCtacgcagcaacagcaacagcagcagcaaagctaATCAACCGCATAAAGATGGCGATGTGGGGCTAAGTGTGGCTAAAGAAACTCGGATTTGA
- the LOC117572640 gene encoding uncharacterized protein LOC117572640 isoform X3, with protein MISSLFSRLIILFFGTLYPAYASYKAVRTKNVKEYVKWMMYWIVFAFFTCIETFTDIFLSWFPFYYEVKVVIVLWLLSPATKGSSTLYRKFVHPMLTRREQEIDEYLNQARERGYSAVLQLGSKGVNYATNVIMQTAIKGGGNLVQTIKRSYSLSDLSEPDMHRTQDELDEVMMSTSVMMRPQPARLMRQRHQTPVGRSASGTRHSTGMYFTEVDVSSPSPSGSAKHAGDFNYNIRSTDDISSGYSSAEPVSVPMGSGLSRTSSMTNASKARVKSKRNEQLLEDVRAEVYLDNERYFQEGKTHDDIRKQMHLQILESEEDNENNAGNADVSEDEDSFHEALPLEDDAESLLPSHSLDTDKEKGEVSDNEESFKEALGSNSDNLNQVNPEEVDQPAQESDQSSVDPFLLVVTESSLESELVTPPVTNDRNRPVSPRELLATLEEIKHSFRAQLETESPQISPLRPKALHAKGRAPAPPLPPRKDSRDTVSIASNTSQQSERSKSGIGQLFKNIKDNVLRSNSNSSSKANQPHKDGDVGLSVAKETRI; from the exons ATGATCAGCAGTCTCTTTTCGCGACTTATAAT ATTATTCTTCGGTACCCTATATCCGGCCTATGCCTCGTACAAGGCGGTGCGAACAAAGAATGTCAAGGAATAC gTGAAATGGATGATGTACTGGATCGTGTTTGCGTTCTTCACGTGCATTGAAACCTTTACGGACATCTTCCTGTCGTGGTTCCCATTCTACTATGAGGTCAAAGTGGTAATTGTCTTGTGGCTGCTATCGCCAGCCACAAAGGGCAGTTCCACTTTGTATCGCAAGTTCGTGCATCCCATGTTGACACGACGTGAACAG GAAATCGACGAGTATTTAAATCAGGCACGGGAGAGGGGATATTCGGCGGTGCTGCAACTGGGCTCCAAGGGCGTCAACTATGCCACTAATGTAATCATGCAGACGGCTATAAAG GGCGGCGGCAACTTGGTGCAGACCATCAAGCGGAGCTACAGCCTCAGCGATCTCAGCGAACCCGATATGCATCGCACCCAGGACGAACTAGACGAGGTTATGATGTCCACGTCGGTAATGATGCGACCCCAACCAGCTCGACTGATGCGCCAGCGACACCAGACTCCAGTTGGTCGTTCCGCGAGCGGCACACGACACTCAACTGGCATGTACTTCACCGAGGTGGATGTCTCTTCACCATCCCCCTCGGGATCGGCCAAGCATGCCGGCGATTTCAA CTACAATATACGCAGCACGGATGACATCAGTTCGGGTTACTCCAGCGCTGAGCCGGTTAGTGTGCCCATGGGCAGCGGCCTAAGTCGCACATCATCCATGACAAACGCATCCAAGGCGCGCGTGAAGTCCAAACGCAATGAG CAACTGCTGGAAGATGTACGAGCTGAGGTATATCTGGATAATGAGCGATATTTTCAAGAGGGTAAAACACATGACGACATTCGGAAGCAAATGCATCTGCAGATTTTGGAAAGTGAAGAGGATAATGAGAACAATGCGGGCAATGCTGATGTATCTGAGGACGAGGATAGCTTCCATGAGGCACTGCCATTAGAAGATGATGCAGAAAGCCTATTACCAAGTCATTCGCTCGATACAGATAAAGAAAAAGGGGAAGTAAGTGACAACGAAGAATCATTTAAGGAAGCTCTTGGCAGCAATTCGGACAATTTAAACCAAGTGAATCCAGAGGAAGTTGATCAACCTGCACAAGAATCAGATCAGTCAAGTGTAGATCcgtttttgttggttgttacTGAATCAAGTTTGGAATCAGAGCTTGTGACCCCTCCAGTTACAAATGACAGAAATCGTCCAGTATCACCGCGTGAACTTCTCGCCACGCTGGAGGAAATCAAGCACAGTTTTCGAGCACAACTTGAAACGGAATCACCTCAAATATCTCCCCTGCGTCCCAAGGCGCTGCATGCCAAAGGTCGGGCACCAGCGCCTCCGCTGCCACCTCGAAAGGATTCACGTGACACTGTGAGCATCGCATCGAACACATCCCAGCAATCGGAGCGCAGCAAGTCAGGTATCGGCCAACTATTCAAGAATATCAAAGATAATGTGCtacgcagcaacagcaacagcagcagcaaagctaATCAACCGCATAAAGATGGCGATGTGGGGCTAAGTGTGGCTAAAGAAACTCGGATTTGA
- the LOC117572640 gene encoding receptor expression-enhancing protein 2 isoform X8, with protein MISSLFSRLIILFFGTLYPAYASYKAVRTKNVKEYVKWMMYWIVFAFFTCIETFTDIFLSWFPFYYEVKVVIVLWLLSPATKGSSTLYRKFVHPMLTRREQEIDEYLNQARERGYSAVLQLGSKGVNYATNVIMQTAIKTINLTTASVADSRGLQNSRSANELSRDQDMLDATDLLLPRSSSLSGIESYSSQRMVISEFNEDLIIAELSGEDAGAARLRDMPLRKTRSTRGVAADGAPTTAAAAKRATRGAPKTTVPKVDGIKGRRRLREATPDVDVEGD; from the exons ATGATCAGCAGTCTCTTTTCGCGACTTATAAT ATTATTCTTCGGTACCCTATATCCGGCCTATGCCTCGTACAAGGCGGTGCGAACAAAGAATGTCAAGGAATAC gTGAAATGGATGATGTACTGGATCGTGTTTGCGTTCTTCACGTGCATTGAAACCTTTACGGACATCTTCCTGTCGTGGTTCCCATTCTACTATGAGGTCAAAGTGGTAATTGTCTTGTGGCTGCTATCGCCAGCCACAAAGGGCAGTTCCACTTTGTATCGCAAGTTCGTGCATCCCATGTTGACACGACGTGAACAG GAAATCGACGAGTATTTAAATCAGGCACGGGAGAGGGGATATTCGGCGGTGCTGCAACTGGGCTCCAAGGGCGTCAACTATGCCACTAATGTAATCATGCAGACGGCTATAAAG ACCATTAATCTGACCACGGCCTCGGTGGCGGATTCACGGGGTCTGCAAAATTCGCGATCGGCCAATGAATTGTCACGGGATCAAGATATGCTCGATGCCACGGATCTATTGTTGCCACGTTCCAGTTCGCTGAGCGGCATTGAAAGCTACAGTTCCCAGCGGATGGTCATCAGCGAGTTTAATGAAGACTTGATCATTGCTGAGCTAAGCGGCGAGGATGCTGGTGCTGCTCGGCTGCGAGATATGCCACTCCGGAAGACCAGATCCACTCGAGGAGTTGCGGCTGATGGAGCTCCAAccacggctgctgctgccaagcGAGCTACACGAGGCGCACCCAAGACCACCGTGCCAAAGGTTGATGGCATTAAAGGACGTCGTAGATTGCGCGAGGCCACGCCCGATGTGGATGTCGAGGGGGATTAG
- the LOC117572640 gene encoding receptor expression-enhancing protein 2 isoform X5, whose translation MSRPSYLQEQLLYQQHHPAANIKRLRQQALPIYGRSYSLEEQTDGHFVPVYSKFIYPQQQQLHPQQLLHRPLGLGLQDSLNSLNSDFTDYDYGGGAYILEEQPPPAAASTEHVVRNLNALGRLLELLQRWPLPRLSFNTACICSLIIIFIAPRSCAQSLLFPAFRLFFGTLYPAYASYKAVRTKNVKEYVKWMMYWIVFAFFTCIETFTDIFLSWFPFYYEVKVVIVLWLLSPATKGSSTLYRKFVHPMLTRREQEIDEYLNQARERGYSAVLQLGSKGVNYATNVIMQTAIKTINLTTASVADSRGLQNSRSANELSRDQDMLDATDLLLPRSSSLSGIESYSSQRMVISEFNEDLIIAELSGEDAGAARLRDMPLRKTRSTRGVAADGAPTTAAAAKRATRGAPKTTVPKVDGIKGRRRLREATPDVDVEGD comes from the exons ATGAGCCGGCCTAGCTATCTGCAGGAGCAGCTGCTCTACCAGCAGCATCACCCAGCCGCTAATATTAAACGCCTACGTCAGCAGGCATTGCCCATCTACGGACGCAGTTATTCGCTCGAGGAGCAAACCGATGGCCATTTTGTGCCCGTCTACTCCAAATTCATATatccacagcagcaacaactacatccgcagcagctgctgcatcgTCCACTGGGATTAGGACTGCAGGATTCACTCAACTCTTTGAACAGCGACTTTACGGACTATGACTATGGGGGAGGTGCCTACATTTTGGAGGAGCAGCctccaccagcagcagcatccaccGAGCATGTTGTTCGCAATCTGAATGCCTTGGGTCGCCTGCTGGAACTACTTCAGCGTTGGCCCCTGCCCCGTCTGTCCTTCAATACGGCCTGCATTTGCTCGCTcatcattatatttatagcaCCTCGCAGTTGCGCCCAGAGTTTACTGTTTCCCGCTTTCAGATTATTCTTCGGTACCCTATATCCGGCCTATGCCTCGTACAAGGCGGTGCGAACAAAGAATGTCAAGGAATAC gTGAAATGGATGATGTACTGGATCGTGTTTGCGTTCTTCACGTGCATTGAAACCTTTACGGACATCTTCCTGTCGTGGTTCCCATTCTACTATGAGGTCAAAGTGGTAATTGTCTTGTGGCTGCTATCGCCAGCCACAAAGGGCAGTTCCACTTTGTATCGCAAGTTCGTGCATCCCATGTTGACACGACGTGAACAG GAAATCGACGAGTATTTAAATCAGGCACGGGAGAGGGGATATTCGGCGGTGCTGCAACTGGGCTCCAAGGGCGTCAACTATGCCACTAATGTAATCATGCAGACGGCTATAAAG ACCATTAATCTGACCACGGCCTCGGTGGCGGATTCACGGGGTCTGCAAAATTCGCGATCGGCCAATGAATTGTCACGGGATCAAGATATGCTCGATGCCACGGATCTATTGTTGCCACGTTCCAGTTCGCTGAGCGGCATTGAAAGCTACAGTTCCCAGCGGATGGTCATCAGCGAGTTTAATGAAGACTTGATCATTGCTGAGCTAAGCGGCGAGGATGCTGGTGCTGCTCGGCTGCGAGATATGCCACTCCGGAAGACCAGATCCACTCGAGGAGTTGCGGCTGATGGAGCTCCAAccacggctgctgctgccaagcGAGCTACACGAGGCGCACCCAAGACCACCGTGCCAAAGGTTGATGGCATTAAAGGACGTCGTAGATTGCGCGAGGCCACGCCCGATGTGGATGTCGAGGGGGATTAG